A region from the Vicia villosa cultivar HV-30 ecotype Madison, WI linkage group LG3, Vvil1.0, whole genome shotgun sequence genome encodes:
- the LOC131662356 gene encoding putative BPI/LBP family protein At1g04970: MAPFNLFFLLHLLFIPASGYVQPFEDGFISGVISNKGLDFAKDLLVEKGIESIVLLKLPEIENSAQVSLVGTAKVVLSDITIKDVQVNSSTSLRIGESGIVVVVSGATADLSMKWKYTVSSWLIPIGISDSGTASIKVKGMQVGLTLNLKNQDQEGRLKLSLLDYGCYVGDLSIKLDGGAAWLYQLLVDAFEDNIASSVEEGISGKIKEGITKLDNVLQALPKQISLDETAALNVSFVGNPVLSNSSVAIAINGLFTRTSDILAPQNYKKGYKVSSACGGLPKMMKISIHENVFKSASLVYFNAGKMQLIIDELPDQAFLNTAEWRFIVPQLYKRYPNDDMQINVSASSPPFIQVGYQDIGATVSVDITINVLEGGEAIPVACISVDISASCSVEILGNNIAGRIRLQNFSAYLKWSKIGKLRIHLIQSLVSSALKTIVVPYLNRQLKSGYPLPTVDDYGLQNSIILYNYPWISVCSDASFIEEDY, encoded by the exons ATGGCACCCTTTAATTTATTCTTCCTATTACACCTTCTATTCATTCCAGCAAGTGGCTATGTTCAACCCTTTGAAGATGGGTTCATCTCTGGTGTTATATCTAATAAGGGTCTTGATTTTGCAAAGGATTTGTTGGTAGAGAAAGGTATTGAGTCTATTGTTCTTCTTAAGTTACCAGAGATTGAGAATTCTGCACAAGTTTCACTTGTTGGAACGGCTAAGGTTGTTCTTTCTGATATCACAATTAAGGATGTTCAAGTCAATTCTTCTACGTCTCTTAGGATTGGAGAGAGTGGGATAGTTGTAGTTGTTTCTGGTGCTACTGCTGATTTGAGTATGAAGTGGAAGTATACTGTCAGCTCTTGGTTGATTCCAATTGGAATTTCTGATAGTGGGACTGCTTCAATTAAG GTTAAAGGAATGCAAGTCGGGCTTACATTAAATTTAAAGAACCAAGACCAAGAAGGACGTCTTAAGTTGAGCCTCTTAGATTATGGATGCTATGTCGGAGATTTATCGATAAAGCTGGATGGTGGAGCAGCCTGGCTTTACCAATT GCTAGTTGACGCTTTTGAAGACAATATAGCATCTTCAGTAGAAGAAGGAATTTCGGGGAAAATAAAAGAAGGGATAACAAAGCTTGATAATGTTTTGCAAGCTCTTCCAAAGCAAATCTCATTGGACGAAACTGCTGCGCTAAATGTTTCTTTTGTTGGCAATCCTGTGTTGAGTAATTCTTCTGTTGCAATTGCAATAAACGGTTTATTCACAAGAACAAGCGATATTTTAGCACCTCAAAATTACAAGAAAGGATATAAAGTTTCTTCTGCCTGTGGTGGTTTaccaaagatgatgaagatttcAATACACGAAAACGTGTTCAAGTCTGCTTCCCTAGTTTACTTCAAC GCAGGTAAAATGCAATTGATTATCGATGAACTACCCGATCAAGCTTTTCTGAACACTGCTGAATGGAGATTCATAGTTCCTCAATTATACAAGCGATATCCAAACGACGACATGCAGATTAATGTCTCTGCATCTTCTCCACCATTCATACAAGTGGGCTACCAAGATATCGGTGCCACTGTTTCCGTAGATATAACGATTAATGTTCTAGAAGGCGGCGAAGCCATACCTGTTGCATGTATCTCAGTG GATATTAGCGCTTCATGTTCTGTGGAAATTTTAGGAAACAATATTGCTGGTAGAATTAGATTACAAAATTTTTCTGCATACCTGAAATGGAGCAAAATCGGAAAACTGCGCATACATCTTATTCAG TCACTGGTATCAAGTGCTCTCAAAACAATTGTCGTACCGTACTTGAACCGACAATTGAAGAGTGGATACCCGTTGCCAACTGTCGATGATTATGGCTTACAGAATTCTATTATCTTGTACAATTATCCATGGATTTCAGTGTGTAGTGATGCTTCCTTTATAGAAGAAGATTACTAA